The following are encoded in a window of Polynucleobacter sp. VK25 genomic DNA:
- a CDS encoding FAD-dependent oxidoreductase, translated as MTSVSFSNSKYAIVGGGLMGRLLALALAKGGAQVDLFDKGGPDGAHAAARIAAAMLAPLAESAITEDSVVRMGLYSLPRWKQLISELSNSVYFQQDGTLILWHRQDASDADRFAAHLEKNCRSNSELSAPQKLSAEALRELEPGVADRFNQGLYLPNEGQLDNRQLLNALESELKLLKVNCHWHTEVDPQELRTQSCYQTVIDCRGTGAKESWSAGDKPNTLRGVRGEVIRLYAPEVKLRRPTRLIHPRYPIYIAPKENDVYVVGATEIESDDLSDMSVRSAMELLSAVYTVHSGFAEARILEMATQCRPTLKNNLPEIRSSKDKGLVDLIMINGLYRHGFMISPAVLDCTLELLEFGGSNTALELGLSVTHNNIQVETVCA; from the coding sequence ATGACTAGCGTGAGCTTCTCCAATAGCAAATATGCAATTGTTGGCGGCGGCCTGATGGGTCGCCTGCTAGCGCTTGCACTTGCTAAAGGCGGCGCTCAAGTGGATCTGTTTGATAAAGGCGGCCCGGATGGCGCCCATGCTGCTGCACGTATTGCGGCGGCAATGTTGGCACCATTGGCAGAGTCTGCCATCACCGAAGATTCTGTTGTACGCATGGGTTTGTATAGCCTGCCACGCTGGAAGCAACTTATTTCAGAGTTATCTAACTCGGTTTATTTTCAGCAAGATGGCACGCTCATTCTCTGGCATCGACAAGATGCTAGTGATGCGGATCGGTTTGCTGCACATCTGGAAAAAAACTGTCGCTCTAATTCTGAGCTCAGTGCGCCGCAAAAGTTAAGTGCTGAAGCATTGCGTGAGCTTGAGCCAGGTGTTGCTGACCGATTTAATCAAGGCTTATATCTACCCAATGAAGGGCAGCTAGATAATCGCCAACTATTAAATGCACTCGAGAGTGAGTTAAAGCTTCTGAAGGTCAATTGCCACTGGCATACAGAAGTTGACCCTCAAGAATTAAGAACGCAATCCTGCTATCAAACAGTAATTGATTGTCGTGGCACTGGTGCAAAAGAGTCTTGGTCAGCTGGCGATAAACCTAATACCCTGCGTGGTGTACGTGGAGAAGTGATTCGGCTATACGCTCCAGAGGTCAAGCTGCGTCGTCCTACTCGCTTGATACATCCGCGCTATCCAATCTACATTGCCCCCAAAGAAAATGATGTCTATGTAGTGGGCGCCACTGAAATTGAATCTGATGATCTCTCAGACATGAGTGTGCGCTCTGCTATGGAGCTACTGAGTGCAGTCTATACAGTACATAGTGGCTTTGCGGAAGCCCGTATTTTGGAAATGGCAACCCAATGTCGTCCCACATTAAAAAATAATCTTCCGGAAATACGTTCTAGCAAAGATAAAGGCCTGGTTGATTTGATCATGATCAATGGCTTATATCGTCATGGTTTTATGATTTCACCAGCAGTGCTCGATTGCACCTTAGAGCTTTTAGAGTTCGGTGGCAGTAATACTGCATTGGAATTAGGTTTGAGCGTTACTCATAACAACATACAGGTAGAGACTGTATGCGCGTGA
- a CDS encoding tripartite tricarboxylate transporter substrate binding protein: MKVFLKSALAGVTLAGVLFSSLANAQAWPQKPIKFIVPFSAGGANDLMARAAAEGASKVIGQAIVVENKPGAGGTLGTVFVSKSAPDGYTFLISAAGVVSNNMIKKTTNYKDGDLVPVVMIGLAPSVIVVSSESSYKNLRNFVDASKEGQGLHFATAGTGSTPHFVAELLNTKYGAKLIPVPYKSGSEGASAVMGGQVAGTSEASIVALPHIKPGGKFRPLATTWTKRISAYPELSTAVEQGFPDLQIAHWAGIHAPVGVSPEIMDKLAAAVDVAMKSPQVADRLKGQGIEPVGGTRASFIEFVDAERARLGSIVKAANMKDDQ, from the coding sequence ATGAAGGTATTTTTAAAGTCGGCTCTTGCTGGTGTGACGCTGGCGGGTGTCTTATTTAGCTCATTAGCGAATGCACAAGCTTGGCCACAAAAGCCTATTAAATTTATCGTCCCTTTCTCTGCTGGGGGCGCCAATGATTTGATGGCGAGAGCTGCAGCTGAAGGCGCATCAAAAGTGATAGGGCAAGCCATTGTGGTTGAAAATAAACCGGGTGCCGGTGGAACGCTGGGTACAGTGTTTGTCAGCAAAAGCGCGCCAGACGGATATACATTTTTAATTAGTGCAGCAGGCGTTGTGTCTAACAATATGATCAAGAAGACGACCAACTATAAAGATGGTGATTTGGTGCCAGTAGTCATGATTGGTTTAGCCCCATCAGTGATTGTTGTTTCTTCTGAATCTAGCTATAAAAATTTACGAAATTTTGTTGATGCTTCAAAAGAAGGGCAGGGTCTTCACTTTGCTACTGCTGGCACTGGAAGTACTCCACACTTTGTGGCAGAACTACTCAATACAAAATATGGTGCCAAGTTAATCCCAGTTCCTTACAAGAGTGGCTCTGAAGGTGCTTCTGCCGTGATGGGCGGTCAAGTAGCTGGCACCTCTGAGGCTAGCATTGTGGCTTTGCCTCACATCAAACCAGGGGGAAAATTTAGGCCATTAGCGACTACTTGGACAAAACGTATTTCGGCATATCCCGAGTTATCTACAGCTGTCGAGCAGGGATTCCCAGATTTGCAAATTGCGCATTGGGCAGGCATACATGCCCCTGTTGGCGTATCCCCTGAAATCATGGATAAGCTAGCGGCAGCTGTTGATGTCGCTATGAAGTCTCCACAGGTTGCAGATCGTTTAAAGGGTCAGGGAATAGAGCCTGTTGGCGGGACTCGTGCCTCGTTCATTGAATTCGTGGATGCTGAGCGCGCTCGTTTAGGTTCAATAGTGAAAGCTGCCAATATGAAGGATGATCAATGA
- the thiE gene encoding thiamine phosphate synthase, translating to MSLIRDLADQIVAAHRNDDLCIPIPTFSLNSPPPLIDNEVAVDHYELAGALASVEMGFIESDARILGKAWSRMTLQDGGFNPLKWPSRPEHFDLLPWSRNMNPNAFKECPKRLGLYGVMPDADWIKRMVDAEIPTVQLRFKSDEKAKIRKQIKESVAAAKDSKTLLFINDYWQEAIDAGAYGVHLGQEDLVTANLDEIRDAGLRLGISTHGYAELAYADRFCPSYIAMGAVFPTNLKKMPTAPQGLGRLYQYSKLMSNYSLVAIGGIDQDSIHAVAKSGVGSVAVVRAITQAKDPKVAVKHLQELMQA from the coding sequence ATGAGCCTCATTCGCGACCTAGCAGACCAAATCGTGGCAGCCCATCGCAATGATGATCTATGCATTCCGATCCCGACATTTAGCCTTAACTCCCCGCCTCCGCTAATTGATAACGAGGTAGCCGTCGATCATTACGAATTAGCGGGTGCATTAGCTAGCGTGGAAATGGGATTCATTGAGTCGGATGCCAGAATCCTTGGAAAAGCATGGTCGCGAATGACCTTGCAAGATGGCGGCTTTAATCCCCTGAAATGGCCTAGCAGGCCAGAGCATTTTGATTTGCTGCCTTGGAGTCGCAATATGAATCCCAATGCGTTTAAGGAATGTCCTAAGCGCCTAGGCCTATATGGCGTCATGCCAGATGCTGATTGGATAAAACGCATGGTCGATGCAGAAATCCCTACCGTGCAATTGCGTTTTAAATCGGATGAAAAGGCCAAGATCCGAAAACAGATAAAAGAATCTGTTGCTGCTGCAAAAGACAGCAAGACACTGCTGTTTATTAATGATTATTGGCAAGAGGCGATTGATGCGGGTGCTTATGGCGTGCATCTTGGACAAGAGGATTTAGTCACTGCCAACCTTGATGAAATTCGTGATGCAGGATTGCGCCTCGGTATTAGCACTCATGGATATGCAGAGCTTGCATATGCAGATCGTTTTTGCCCAAGCTATATTGCGATGGGCGCAGTTTTTCCAACAAATTTAAAGAAGATGCCGACAGCACCCCAAGGCCTTGGTCGTTTATATCAATATAGCAAGCTCATGAGCAACTACTCTCTAGTTGCCATCGGCGGCATTGATCAAGACAGCATTCATGCCGTGGCTAAAAGCGGGGTTGGCTCTGTTGCTGTGGTGAGGGCTATTACGCAAGCCAAAGATCCAAAGGTAGCAGTAAAGCACCTGCAAGAATTAATGCAGGCTTAA
- the thiD gene encoding bifunctional hydroxymethylpyrimidine kinase/phosphomethylpyrimidine kinase: protein MKSLLPTSVRIPKVLTIAGSDSGGGAGLQADLKVITALGGYGMSVITAITAQNTLGVTRIQDIDLDVVEAQIDAVLLDIGADIVKIGMLASPEIVRTVAKSLRRLGVKRIVLDPVLRATSGASLGGDDTAQAIITELFPIASLITPNLEEASLLLGREINGPDDFKLAAEELLDMGPQAVLIKGGHLDSTHTQITDYLMWRTIEDGLEVVQSKEFKHYRVNTANTHGTGCSLASAIATYLADSHDLAHAVAKAISYVEAGLEAGRFLSIGEGPGPLWHMHDFYPTALLDEKEKYE, encoded by the coding sequence ATGAAATCACTTCTTCCCACTTCTGTACGGATCCCCAAAGTACTGACCATAGCTGGGTCTGATAGCGGCGGCGGAGCGGGGCTTCAGGCTGATCTTAAGGTAATCACTGCCTTGGGCGGCTATGGTATGTCGGTTATTACAGCTATTACCGCTCAAAATACCTTGGGAGTCACACGTATTCAGGATATAGATCTTGATGTTGTTGAGGCCCAGATTGATGCTGTTTTATTGGATATCGGGGCTGATATTGTCAAAATCGGGATGCTGGCAAGCCCAGAAATAGTCCGAACAGTTGCCAAGTCTTTGCGCAGACTTGGTGTGAAGCGAATTGTCCTAGACCCTGTTTTGCGTGCTACTTCGGGAGCAAGCTTGGGTGGTGACGATACCGCTCAAGCGATCATTACTGAATTGTTTCCGATTGCATCACTCATCACACCAAATTTAGAAGAGGCATCTTTATTGCTCGGCCGCGAGATTAATGGCCCCGATGACTTCAAATTAGCCGCAGAAGAATTGCTCGATATGGGGCCGCAAGCAGTCCTGATTAAAGGTGGGCATTTGGATAGTACGCATACGCAAATTACCGATTATTTAATGTGGCGCACCATTGAAGATGGTCTCGAAGTTGTTCAATCAAAAGAGTTCAAGCACTACCGCGTTAATACTGCCAATACTCACGGTACTGGGTGTTCATTAGCATCTGCTATCGCTACTTATCTTGCTGATAGTCATGATCTCGCTCATGCAGTTGCTAAGGCTATATCTTATGTTGAGGCAGGCTTGGAAGCGGGGCGCTTTCTATCTATCGGTGAAGGTCCTGGGCCCTTATGGCATATGCACGACTTCTATCCAACCGCACTGCTAGATGAAAAAGAAAAGTATGAATAA
- a CDS encoding fumarylacetoacetate hydrolase family protein: MKLISFSNHNGQSSIGALCKNNPSEFVDLCATDATLPHNLLALIQSPKLLDRAAAALSNPKAAVKKLSDISFNAPIDRPGKIICMGLNYADHAKEGGNARPEYPSFFMRGPSSLTSHGSPLIRPKVSDKLDYEAELAFVVGKTIRNATLENALDCVAGYSVFNDGSIRDYQRKTTQWTIGKNFDKTGAFGPWLVTPDELPPGCDGLNIQSRLNGQVMQNANTKDFLWGVAETIVLISECMTLEPGDLVITGTPAGVGYARTPPVFMKPGDICEIEIESIGVLSNSIADE, from the coding sequence ATGAAACTAATTAGCTTTAGCAATCACAATGGTCAGTCTAGTATTGGCGCACTCTGCAAAAACAATCCATCCGAGTTTGTAGATTTATGCGCTACTGATGCAACACTTCCGCATAACCTGCTTGCGCTCATACAGTCGCCAAAACTATTGGATCGAGCGGCAGCCGCCCTCTCTAATCCAAAGGCTGCCGTCAAAAAGTTGAGTGACATTTCTTTTAATGCGCCAATCGATAGACCAGGGAAAATTATCTGCATGGGATTGAACTATGCAGATCATGCAAAAGAAGGCGGCAATGCCAGACCAGAGTACCCAAGCTTCTTTATGCGCGGACCAAGCTCCCTCACATCACATGGAAGTCCACTCATTCGACCAAAGGTATCTGACAAACTGGATTACGAAGCAGAACTAGCTTTTGTTGTTGGCAAAACCATTCGCAATGCCACACTTGAAAATGCATTGGACTGTGTAGCTGGCTATAGTGTATTTAATGATGGCAGCATTCGAGACTATCAACGCAAAACGACACAATGGACTATTGGCAAAAACTTTGACAAGACAGGTGCATTTGGACCTTGGTTAGTTACACCAGATGAACTACCCCCGGGATGTGATGGATTAAATATTCAATCACGCCTCAATGGTCAGGTCATGCAGAATGCCAATACCAAGGACTTTCTATGGGGTGTAGCAGAGACAATCGTATTGATCTCGGAGTGTATGACTTTAGAGCCTGGTGATCTTGTCATTACAGGCACCCCCGCAGGGGTGGGCTATGCGAGAACGCCGCCTGTCTTCATGAAGCCTGGCGATATCTGCGAAATCGAGATTGAATCGATTGGAGTTCTCAGTAACTCAATAGCGGACGAATAG
- a CDS encoding thiamine pyrophosphate-binding protein, producing MGTQGDSLNGGQILANALVRQGVDLAFGVPGESFLPLLNGLVDHPQCRFITCRQEGGAAYMAEAYAKLTGKPGVVMVTRGPGASNAMIGLHTAYQDSTPMVLLVGQVGTDMVEREAFQEVDYRRMFSECAKWVGSIDRVDRIDEFVSHAFHVAQAGRKGPVVLALPEDVLYMHGQEKPVAPAHIVQPGLDQAAFSKALEVFAQASKPLVLAGGGNWNQAACESLRAWANREDVPVATSFRSQDVIDNLDPCFAGDLGIGANPALAKRVQEADCLLVIGERLGEMTTAGYSLLSSPQAKTTLIHVLSGPEELGRVYRPEFALNCSPENFCKALSEIKMGKQYDRQAMNDAHAQYLAFSTPVRVPGDMQLAHIMSALKDVIPRNAIVTNGAGNFATWVHRFYPYGAFKTQLAPANGSMGYGLPAAIAAKIAEPQRVVIAVCGDGDFMMNCQELATAARYNAFPIILLVNNSMLGTIRMHQEREFKSRVIATELTNPDFVKFADSFGISGYRVTKTEEFAPIFAKALEGNRGALIELVLDQEVISPSKLLSELGK from the coding sequence ATGGGGACACAGGGCGATTCATTGAATGGTGGGCAGATTCTGGCCAACGCGCTAGTAAGGCAGGGTGTCGATCTGGCTTTTGGTGTCCCTGGTGAGAGCTTTTTACCGCTACTGAATGGTTTGGTGGATCATCCCCAGTGTCGCTTCATTACCTGTCGCCAAGAGGGTGGCGCTGCCTATATGGCTGAGGCATACGCAAAGCTGACCGGTAAGCCCGGGGTTGTCATGGTAACTCGTGGTCCAGGCGCATCAAATGCCATGATTGGGCTGCATACGGCTTATCAAGATTCAACTCCCATGGTGTTGTTGGTCGGCCAAGTAGGTACCGATATGGTTGAGCGCGAAGCGTTTCAAGAAGTTGACTACCGACGTATGTTTTCTGAATGCGCAAAGTGGGTCGGCAGTATTGATCGAGTGGACCGTATTGATGAGTTTGTTTCTCACGCATTTCATGTTGCGCAGGCAGGTAGAAAAGGTCCAGTGGTTCTAGCGCTTCCAGAAGATGTTCTATATATGCACGGACAAGAGAAGCCGGTAGCACCTGCGCATATTGTTCAACCTGGCTTAGACCAAGCAGCATTCTCTAAAGCGCTTGAGGTGTTTGCTCAAGCTAGCAAGCCGCTTGTGCTTGCTGGTGGGGGGAATTGGAATCAAGCTGCATGTGAAAGCTTAAGAGCCTGGGCTAACCGTGAAGACGTGCCTGTTGCAACCAGTTTTCGCTCTCAGGATGTCATTGATAACTTGGATCCTTGTTTTGCAGGTGATTTAGGCATTGGCGCTAATCCAGCCTTGGCTAAGCGGGTTCAAGAAGCCGATTGTCTTTTGGTCATTGGGGAGCGCTTAGGGGAAATGACAACAGCAGGTTATAGCCTGCTGTCATCACCGCAGGCCAAGACCACATTAATTCATGTTCTCTCAGGGCCAGAAGAGTTGGGTCGCGTATACCGACCTGAATTTGCCTTGAACTGTAGTCCTGAAAACTTTTGCAAAGCCCTGAGTGAAATCAAGATGGGCAAGCAATACGATCGTCAGGCAATGAATGACGCTCATGCACAGTATCTTGCTTTCTCGACTCCGGTGAGGGTTCCAGGAGACATGCAGTTAGCACACATCATGAGCGCATTAAAGGATGTTATTCCACGTAATGCCATCGTCACAAATGGTGCTGGTAATTTCGCTACTTGGGTACACCGCTTTTATCCTTACGGCGCATTTAAGACTCAACTAGCGCCAGCAAATGGATCAATGGGTTACGGCTTGCCAGCTGCAATCGCTGCAAAAATTGCTGAGCCACAAAGGGTGGTGATTGCTGTATGTGGTGATGGTGATTTCATGATGAACTGTCAGGAGTTGGCAACAGCGGCACGATACAACGCATTTCCAATCATCCTATTGGTCAACAACAGTATGCTGGGCACTATTCGCATGCATCAGGAGCGTGAGTTTAAGTCTCGAGTCATTGCGACCGAGTTAACCAATCCTGATTTCGTCAAATTTGCAGACAGCTTTGGTATTTCAGGCTATAGAGTTACCAAAACAGAAGAGTTCGCACCTATCTTTGCCAAAGCATTGGAAGGCAATCGCGGGGCCTTGATTGAGCTGGTTCTGGATCAAGAAGTTATTTCACCAAGCAAGCTACTCTCTGAATTAGGGAAATAA
- the thiS gene encoding sulfur carrier protein ThiS, with product MRVIVNQVAYDLPSQSLVSDALALINAKPPYAVAVNLHFVPKTKHAEFVLNENDQIEVITPVTGG from the coding sequence ATGCGCGTGATTGTGAACCAAGTTGCCTATGACCTACCAAGCCAAAGTTTGGTGAGTGATGCGTTAGCCTTGATTAATGCCAAGCCACCCTATGCCGTTGCCGTGAATCTACATTTTGTACCCAAGACTAAACACGCAGAGTTTGTCTTAAATGAAAATGATCAAATTGAAGTGATTACCCCGGTTACCGGCGGTTGA
- a CDS encoding alpha/beta fold hydrolase, producing the protein MQFLFNQFTKIIFCAALSFLLIGVSFGQTGPQPKEGVWIAKNFRFHTGEVMPEMKIGYITIGDPSGIPVVILHGTAGTAKGMLSKNFGGELFGPGQILDASKYFIIIPDAIGVGKSSKPSDGLKTKFPHYNYEDMVDAQYRLVSEGLGINHLRLVLGNSMGGMQTWLWGIQYPDYMDLLVPMASSPTQMSGRNWMMRRMIIDSIKNDPEWQGGNYTKQPKSLQFASVYFNIGFSGGNQGLYKLAPSSDAADQLLNQRLSASFVADANDNLYQWESSRDYNPTPHLEKIKARVLAINSADDERNPPELGFMQKELPRMKNAKLYLIPASPETSGHSTTGQAKWWNKELAVTLDDMK; encoded by the coding sequence ATGCAATTTCTATTCAACCAATTTACTAAAATTATTTTCTGTGCTGCGCTCTCATTTTTATTGATTGGAGTAAGTTTTGGACAGACAGGCCCACAACCTAAAGAGGGCGTCTGGATAGCTAAGAATTTTCGCTTTCATACTGGTGAAGTGATGCCCGAGATGAAGATTGGTTACATTACGATCGGCGACCCAAGCGGCATTCCAGTCGTGATCCTGCATGGCACTGCTGGCACTGCAAAAGGTATGCTTTCAAAGAACTTTGGCGGTGAATTATTTGGCCCAGGCCAGATTCTGGATGCAAGTAAATATTTCATCATCATTCCTGATGCAATTGGAGTGGGTAAATCAAGCAAGCCATCGGATGGTCTTAAAACCAAGTTCCCCCACTACAACTATGAGGATATGGTTGACGCGCAATATAGATTGGTATCCGAAGGCCTAGGGATTAACCATCTACGTTTAGTTCTAGGAAATTCTATGGGTGGTATGCAGACGTGGTTATGGGGAATTCAATATCCTGATTACATGGATTTACTCGTGCCGATGGCATCTTCACCCACGCAGATGTCAGGTCGCAATTGGATGATGCGTAGGATGATTATTGACTCCATCAAAAACGATCCAGAGTGGCAGGGTGGTAATTACACCAAACAACCAAAGAGCCTCCAATTTGCTAGTGTGTATTTCAATATCGGCTTTAGCGGAGGCAATCAAGGGCTCTATAAGTTGGCACCAAGCAGCGATGCGGCTGATCAACTATTGAATCAACGATTGAGCGCTTCTTTTGTTGCTGATGCGAATGACAATCTCTATCAGTGGGAGTCATCGCGAGATTACAACCCAACGCCTCACCTTGAAAAAATTAAAGCAAGAGTGCTGGCAATTAACTCGGCTGATGACGAAAGAAATCCACCCGAGTTGGGTTTTATGCAGAAAGAACTACCAAGAATGAAGAATGCCAAGCTGTATCTCATTCCGGCCTCACCCGAGACCTCTGGTCATAGCACTACTGGGCAGGCGAAGTGGTGGAATAAAGAGTTGGCAGTTACTTTAGATGATATGAAGTAA
- a CDS encoding thiazole synthase, translating into MNAPLPSNLNSADTLVLYGESFASRLLLGTSRYPSPQVLENAVLASNPAMITVSLRRQGTSTTEAHSGFWDLLKKMAVPVLPNTAGCHSPQEAITTAQMAREVFETDWIKLELIGDDYTLQPDVLRLVQTAETLIKDGFKVLPYCTEDLILCQRLVDVGCQAVMPWAAPIGTGQGPLNPYAMKLLRDRLKVPLLVDAGLGLPSHACTVMEWGFDGVLLNTAVALADDPVVMAKAFAMAVDSGRAAYLSGAMKPQESAQASTPLVGTPFWHQS; encoded by the coding sequence ATGAACGCCCCCCTACCTAGCAACCTGAATAGCGCTGATACTCTTGTTCTGTATGGCGAGAGCTTTGCCAGCCGTTTGCTATTAGGGACCTCACGCTATCCGTCCCCTCAGGTTTTAGAGAATGCTGTTCTTGCATCGAATCCTGCCATGATTACCGTGAGTTTGCGGCGCCAAGGCACTTCGACTACTGAAGCGCATAGCGGCTTTTGGGATTTACTCAAGAAGATGGCCGTTCCAGTTTTACCTAATACGGCTGGATGTCATAGTCCACAAGAAGCAATAACAACAGCCCAAATGGCGCGTGAAGTTTTTGAGACGGATTGGATCAAGCTAGAACTCATTGGCGACGACTACACCTTGCAGCCTGATGTTCTGCGTTTAGTGCAAACTGCAGAAACGCTGATTAAAGATGGCTTTAAGGTCTTGCCGTATTGCACTGAAGATCTCATTTTGTGCCAACGGTTGGTTGATGTGGGCTGCCAGGCAGTCATGCCATGGGCTGCACCGATTGGTACTGGCCAGGGGCCTTTAAATCCTTATGCCATGAAACTCTTGCGTGACCGCCTGAAAGTTCCGCTTTTAGTCGATGCGGGCTTGGGTCTTCCTTCACATGCTTGCACCGTCATGGAATGGGGATTTGATGGCGTACTTCTCAATACCGCAGTAGCATTAGCCGATGATCCTGTAGTGATGGCCAAAGCCTTTGCCATGGCGGTTGATTCGGGTCGTGCAGCCTATTTATCGGGCGCTATGAAGCCACAAGAGTCAGCGCAGGCAAGCACACCTTTAGTGGGCACTCCGTTTTGGCACCAATCCTAG
- a CDS encoding Bug family tripartite tricarboxylate transporter substrate binding protein — translation MNKRGSANITSRVFRLCLLSLVLMAGPAEMVLAQSDYPNKPIKFIVPFPAGGATDNIARPLQNELLNTQKWNVIIDNKPGAGGNIGAEIVSKSPPDGYTWLMASVGTHGINLPLYTQGGGKLPFDPIKDFTPITLVAELPNVLVLNPAFAAKNKINTVKDLIAYAKANPGKVNMASSGNGTSIHMAGELFKSMTKTYMVHLPYKGSPPAVTDLMAGNVDIMFDNLPSSINFIRAGRLKALAVTSAKRSPAFPDLPTIAEAANLPGYEATSWFGVVGPANMPAEILNKDSAALMAAIASPSVQEKYLAMGAQPAGNTPEQFSTFIKAEIVKWSKVVKDSGAKVD, via the coding sequence ATGAACAAACGCGGTTCCGCAAACATTACGTCACGAGTTTTTCGACTATGTTTGCTTTCCCTAGTCTTAATGGCGGGTCCTGCCGAAATGGTATTGGCCCAATCCGATTATCCGAATAAGCCCATTAAATTTATCGTCCCTTTTCCAGCCGGTGGAGCAACTGACAATATTGCTCGGCCCTTGCAAAATGAATTGCTCAATACTCAAAAATGGAATGTCATTATTGATAACAAGCCGGGTGCCGGCGGAAATATTGGCGCAGAAATAGTTTCTAAATCACCACCAGATGGTTACACATGGCTAATGGCCTCGGTAGGAACTCACGGCATCAACCTTCCTCTATATACACAAGGTGGCGGCAAACTTCCTTTTGACCCAATTAAAGACTTTACGCCAATCACATTGGTCGCAGAACTACCCAATGTCCTCGTTCTGAATCCGGCGTTTGCAGCTAAAAACAAAATTAATACTGTAAAAGACCTTATCGCTTATGCCAAAGCCAATCCAGGCAAAGTGAATATGGCCTCAAGCGGTAATGGCACTTCGATTCACATGGCGGGAGAGTTGTTTAAATCCATGACTAAAACCTATATGGTGCATTTGCCATACAAGGGAAGCCCACCTGCGGTAACTGATCTAATGGCAGGTAATGTGGACATCATGTTTGATAACTTACCTTCCTCAATTAACTTTATCCGTGCAGGACGCCTCAAGGCATTGGCTGTAACTAGTGCCAAACGTTCACCAGCATTTCCAGATTTACCAACAATTGCTGAGGCCGCTAATTTGCCTGGATATGAAGCAACATCTTGGTTTGGAGTAGTTGGTCCAGCAAATATGCCAGCCGAGATCTTGAATAAGGATAGCGCAGCCTTGATGGCAGCCATTGCCAGTCCATCTGTACAAGAAAAGTATTTAGCAATGGGCGCTCAACCTGCAGGCAATACCCCAGAACAATTCTCCACATTCATTAAGGCTGAAATTGTGAAATGGAGCAAAGTAGTAAAAGATTCTGGTGCTAAGGTGGATTAA
- a CDS encoding oxaloacetate decarboxylase — MKLDYELGSLLRQKVETRKGLLVAGAANALAARIIYELGFEAIYLSGAGLTNTFYGVPDLGFVGLSDLVGHTSAMRDAMPLPIIVDADTGFGNALNVRQTVRQLERAGANAIQIEDQVMPKKCGHFSDKSVIEPMEMVSKIQAAVDARDSKDFLIIARTDARAIHGLDDALARAALYAEHGADITFVEAPVNVSELKRIASELTCPQIVNVVIGGKTPCLPQQEFAQMGFGIVLYANAALQGAMRGMTNALSHLKTHGELHEDLNLVASFEERQRFVQKPFFDNLSEKYKK; from the coding sequence ATGAAATTAGATTACGAGCTTGGCTCTCTCTTGCGCCAGAAAGTTGAAACAAGAAAGGGTTTGCTGGTTGCTGGAGCAGCAAATGCTTTAGCTGCAAGGATTATTTATGAACTTGGTTTTGAGGCGATTTACCTCAGTGGCGCCGGCTTAACCAATACCTTTTACGGCGTTCCTGATTTAGGTTTTGTGGGATTAAGTGACCTAGTAGGGCATACCTCTGCAATGCGCGATGCAATGCCATTGCCTATTATTGTCGACGCTGATACGGGTTTTGGTAATGCACTTAATGTGAGACAGACGGTACGTCAGTTAGAGCGCGCCGGAGCTAATGCCATTCAGATTGAAGATCAGGTTATGCCTAAAAAATGCGGCCATTTTTCTGATAAATCTGTAATTGAGCCAATGGAAATGGTTTCCAAAATTCAGGCGGCGGTTGATGCGCGAGATAGTAAAGATTTTTTAATCATTGCCCGAACGGATGCCCGAGCGATACATGGCTTGGATGATGCTCTGGCTCGAGCAGCGCTATATGCCGAACATGGTGCTGACATTACGTTCGTCGAAGCGCCTGTTAATGTCAGTGAGCTCAAACGAATTGCATCAGAGCTTACATGTCCGCAGATAGTGAATGTGGTGATTGGTGGAAAAACACCATGCTTACCCCAACAAGAATTTGCGCAAATGGGTTTTGGCATTGTGTTGTATGCCAATGCAGCACTTCAAGGTGCAATGCGTGGCATGACCAATGCACTCTCGCATTTAAAGACTCACGGAGAGTTGCATGAGGATCTCAATTTAGTTGCATCCTTTGAGGAGCGTCAGCGATTCGTGCAAAAACCTTTTTTCGATAACTTGTCAGAAAAGTACAAAAAGTAG